One stretch of Paenibacillus sp. FSL R5-0341 DNA includes these proteins:
- a CDS encoding flagellar brake domain-containing protein, with protein sequence MFPKINEILYIQIASADEKEENKEYKSRIADMDDSSFLIEVPMQQGSSRLKRLFFGEELSISYITEDGVRHYFNTYVTGFEEDVVRLVRIRKPLPSDISKIQRRSFLRVHANLEMAIQSEDLTRAVGLTEDIGGGGLSIYGEAGFSIAEGQKLKCWLLVPYRNSTIEHVNFEAEVVRIKTLETGRLLCMLKFVQISDSERQKIIKFCFERQLDYRTK encoded by the coding sequence TTGTTTCCTAAAATAAATGAAATTTTATACATCCAGATCGCTTCGGCAGATGAAAAAGAGGAAAACAAAGAGTACAAATCACGCATTGCAGATATGGATGACAGTAGTTTTCTGATTGAGGTCCCGATGCAACAAGGAAGCAGCCGTCTGAAAAGGCTCTTTTTTGGTGAGGAATTGTCCATTTCATATATTACGGAGGATGGAGTCCGGCATTATTTTAATACTTATGTCACCGGATTTGAAGAGGATGTGGTCCGTCTTGTCCGTATCCGAAAGCCGCTTCCAAGCGATATATCCAAAATACAACGTCGCAGCTTTCTTCGTGTTCACGCAAACCTTGAAATGGCCATCCAGAGTGAAGATCTGACCCGTGCCGTCGGATTGACTGAAGATATCGGTGGCGGTGGATTGTCTATCTATGGCGAAGCAGGATTTTCAATCGCTGAAGGTCAAAAGCTGAAATGCTGGTTGCTTGTTCCATATCGTAATTCAACAATTGAACATGTCAATTTTGAAGCCGAAGTCGTGCGGATCAAAACACTTGAAACCGGCAGATTGCTGTGCATGCTAAAATTTGTACAGATTTCAGATTCGGAACGCCAGAAGATCATCAAGTTCTGTTTTGAACGTCAATTGGACTACCGTACGAAATAG
- the ypeB gene encoding germination protein YpeB, which produces MYKRLSSVMFPIFAVLLVGALVWGYQENQEKNAILIKAENQYQRAFHDLSFHMDKLHSEIGNTLAVHSTSQGMHRKGLMNVWRLTSEAQNEINQLPLTMLPFNETEEFLSRISNFAYRASMRDLTNEPLSEKEMGNLKKLYQNSSEITKNLQDVQQKVLTDRLRWMDAETAMATQEQTMDNTIVDGFRSVNKKVQEYPELDWGPSVSNIYAKRSVKKLDGLPVTKDQIQSKAAKFSDADSSKIQVQENGKGTDWESYTATIDHAKNGKLMMDFTRNGGMLISYSDTRPIGTKKVSRQDAMAKADQFLTNKGYKDMKAVNYDEYGNLGNLTYVHKQGDTLIYPEKMSVRVGLDTGEVTGFQASDFVYEHNDKRKVPKATLTEQQARQKLNSEFEENYVRKSLIENDYSKEVLCYEFGGKINGSRYRIYINANTGIEEAVEEIKPVNATS; this is translated from the coding sequence ATGTATAAACGATTAAGTTCAGTTATGTTTCCGATATTTGCGGTCCTGCTGGTCGGTGCGCTCGTATGGGGCTATCAGGAGAATCAGGAGAAGAATGCAATACTGATCAAGGCAGAAAATCAATATCAGCGTGCCTTTCACGATTTATCTTTTCATATGGACAAATTACATTCGGAGATTGGTAACACCTTGGCGGTTCACTCCACATCACAGGGGATGCATCGCAAAGGTTTGATGAATGTATGGCGACTCACCAGTGAAGCGCAGAATGAGATCAACCAACTGCCACTGACCATGCTGCCATTTAACGAGACAGAGGAGTTTCTCTCCCGTATTTCCAACTTTGCTTATCGAGCGTCGATGCGTGACTTGACGAACGAACCGCTAAGCGAGAAGGAAATGGGCAACCTGAAAAAGCTGTATCAGAATTCATCCGAGATTACCAAGAATCTGCAGGATGTACAGCAGAAAGTCCTCACGGACCGTTTACGCTGGATGGATGCGGAGACCGCCATGGCAACGCAAGAGCAAACGATGGACAACACAATCGTCGATGGATTCCGTAGCGTTAACAAAAAGGTACAGGAGTACCCGGAGCTTGATTGGGGTCCTTCCGTATCTAATATTTATGCAAAACGTTCAGTTAAGAAATTGGACGGCTTGCCGGTGACCAAAGATCAGATTCAGAGCAAGGCTGCGAAATTCTCTGATGCGGATAGTAGCAAAATCCAAGTGCAGGAGAACGGCAAAGGAACAGACTGGGAGTCCTACACGGCCACGATTGATCATGCCAAGAATGGCAAACTGATGATGGATTTCACTCGTAATGGCGGAATGCTGATCTCTTACAGTGATACACGTCCGATTGGAACCAAAAAGGTATCACGTCAGGATGCCATGGCTAAAGCAGATCAATTTCTAACGAATAAAGGCTATAAGGATATGAAGGCTGTAAACTACGATGAATACGGTAATCTGGGTAACCTTACTTATGTGCATAAGCAAGGGGACACTTTGATTTATCCTGAAAAAATGTCAGTCCGCGTTGGATTGGATACAGGCGAAGTAACCGGCTTCCAGGCAAGTGATTTTGTCTACGAACATAATGACAAGCGCAAAGTTCCAAAAGCAACTCTAACGGAGCAACAGGCGCGGCAAAAGCTTAATTCGGAGTTTGAAGAAAATTATGTTCGCAAATCCCTCATTGAAAATGATTACAGCAAAGAGGTGCTGTGTTATGAATTCGGAGGGAAAATAAACGGTTCTCGTTACCGGATATACATTAATGCGAATACAGGTATCGAAGAAGCAGTTGAGGAGATCAAACCGGTCAACGCAACCTCATAA
- the prsW gene encoding glutamic-type intramembrane protease PrsW has product MLLFSVLAAAVAPGLALLTYFYLKDRYDYEPLHMVLRVFLMGILMVLPVMIIQRGMMMWLGDNPYLEAILISGGVEEFVKWFVLYHIIYNHTEFDEPYDGILYAVAVSLGFATVENVLYAFAGNASVSAMFLRALLPVSGHAMFAVIMGYYMGKAKFIGGKKKRWYLVLSLVLPFFWHALYDVIMNTMVNHWLWFIAPLMAGLWYGAMGKITRANNRSPFRFVKREEEVKL; this is encoded by the coding sequence GTGCTTTTGTTTTCGGTCTTAGCGGCAGCAGTTGCCCCGGGTCTCGCCTTGTTAACATACTTTTACCTGAAAGACCGTTATGATTATGAGCCACTTCATATGGTGTTGCGGGTTTTCCTCATGGGGATTCTGATGGTACTGCCTGTGATGATTATTCAGCGTGGCATGATGATGTGGCTCGGGGATAATCCTTATCTTGAGGCCATTCTGATCTCAGGTGGTGTGGAAGAATTCGTCAAATGGTTCGTGCTTTATCATATCATCTATAATCACACCGAATTTGATGAGCCGTATGATGGTATCTTATATGCAGTTGCTGTTTCACTTGGATTTGCCACAGTAGAGAATGTGTTGTATGCCTTTGCGGGGAATGCATCCGTCTCAGCCATGTTCCTCCGGGCACTGCTCCCTGTTTCAGGGCACGCTATGTTTGCGGTAATCATGGGTTATTACATGGGTAAAGCCAAGTTTATCGGTGGCAAGAAAAAGCGGTGGTACCTGGTTCTTTCTCTCGTATTACCTTTTTTCTGGCATGCATTGTACGATGTCATCATGAACACCATGGTAAATCATTGGTTGTGGTTTATAGCGCCACTAATGGCGGGCCTGTGGTATGGGGCAATGGGTAAAATCACACGCGCTAATAACCGTTCTCCTTTTCGTTTTGTGAAGCGGGAGGAAGAGGTTAAATTATAA
- a CDS encoding genetic competence negative regulator, translating to MKIERLSHDKIRIFLTFDDLSERGIQKEDMWQEIPKVHELFTEMMDQAYSELGFDATGPLAVEVFALPAQGMVVIVTRGKYDPQQYGSGHEDDLPEEVYEMEVTLEQSDSIVYAFKDFEVLIEAAHMLRQHVTDAGRLYSYKDKWFLHLEPDEVDSTKHAALIALLAEFGEGSSVTPAVMEEYGKVIISEQAIDVICTHFKRQD from the coding sequence ATGAAAATAGAACGACTAAGTCACGATAAGATACGGATTTTCCTGACCTTTGACGATCTGAGCGAGCGCGGAATACAAAAAGAAGATATGTGGCAGGAAATACCTAAGGTTCATGAACTGTTCACTGAAATGATGGATCAGGCCTATTCCGAACTTGGATTTGATGCCACTGGTCCACTTGCTGTCGAAGTATTCGCACTTCCCGCTCAAGGGATGGTTGTCATTGTCACACGTGGAAAATATGATCCGCAACAATATGGTTCAGGTCATGAAGATGATCTTCCTGAAGAAGTATATGAAATGGAAGTTACACTCGAGCAAAGCGATTCCATCGTTTATGCGTTCAAGGACTTTGAAGTGCTCATTGAAGCTGCGCATATGTTGCGTCAGCATGTTACGGATGCTGGGAGACTTTATTCTTATAAAGACAAGTGGTTCTTGCATTTGGAACCAGATGAGGTGGATTCCACCAAACATGCGGCATTGATCGCCTTGCTTGCTGAATTTGGTGAAGGCTCTTCAGTTACTCCAGCAGTTATGGAAGAGTATGGTAAGGTTATTATTTCTGAACAAGCGATTGATGTTATCTGCACCCACTTCAAACGCCAGGATTAA
- a CDS encoding polysaccharide deacetylase family protein, producing the protein MFRHTAALIIAASLLLSACGAAEEKTSENSAPASEPTTTIQEEQSDSNPSESGEPGTGVTEPSTSESTATEEEPDPSEQVSAEEKVEQTYHMNENYYIKPNDETSPSKVVLLTFDDGPKEEKMIASLIDTLDKHNAKAIFFVNGYRVKSHPELLKLIHERGQIVGNHAWDHEDLKKMSNAEASKQVTDVQKIVKDTIGEEPQFFRPPFGSGNDALKATVKKNGMLYMTWSNGSLDWDKSTKNKPEKVIQNVLDQLNPGSNILMHELPWTVEALDELLTKLEKKGYSFVNPRAIELEAR; encoded by the coding sequence ATGTTCAGACATACCGCCGCATTGATTATAGCTGCAAGTTTGCTGTTATCCGCCTGTGGGGCAGCGGAAGAAAAAACATCAGAAAATTCCGCTCCAGCGAGTGAACCCACTACCACAATTCAAGAAGAGCAAAGTGATTCTAACCCAAGTGAATCAGGAGAACCCGGAACCGGTGTGACCGAACCTTCAACGAGCGAATCAACTGCGACAGAAGAAGAACCTGACCCTTCGGAGCAGGTTTCTGCGGAAGAGAAAGTGGAACAAACGTATCATATGAATGAAAATTATTATATTAAACCGAATGATGAAACGAGCCCAAGCAAAGTGGTCTTGTTAACTTTTGATGATGGCCCCAAAGAAGAAAAAATGATTGCTTCACTAATCGACACTTTAGATAAACATAACGCTAAAGCGATATTTTTCGTCAATGGATATCGGGTGAAAAGTCACCCGGAATTGCTCAAACTCATCCATGAACGGGGTCAGATTGTAGGCAATCATGCCTGGGATCATGAGGATCTCAAAAAAATGTCTAACGCTGAGGCGTCAAAACAGGTTACAGATGTCCAGAAAATAGTGAAGGACACCATCGGGGAGGAACCGCAATTCTTCCGCCCCCCTTTTGGATCGGGTAATGATGCGCTGAAGGCGACTGTGAAGAAAAATGGCATGTTATATATGACCTGGTCTAATGGTTCGCTTGATTGGGATAAAAGCACCAAAAACAAACCGGAAAAAGTCATTCAAAATGTACTGGACCAGTTAAATCCCGGAAGCAATATTTTGATGCACGAGTTGCCATGGACAGTTGAAGCATTGGATGAGTTGCTGACCAAGCTCGAAAAGAAAGGCTATTCCTTTGTCAATCCGCGTGCTATTGAATTGGAAGCTCGTTAA
- a CDS encoding metallophosphoesterase — MGVLLLFHMWREAHVHQMIEEEVEVPHLPPSFDGVMILYVSDTHKRKLKQKDMEHFKNKVDWVLIGGDVAEKGISWSLVRHNMKLLSNIAPSFTVYGNHDKRAGTAQLARILRESGVQLLQDNVVYLRKGNDRVSLIGIDYRSKQGDVLLEQVGDRFCKLAIVHDPLQALRLEQNADLILSGHTHGGQLVLPFFGPVFLSKAYRPISNGWYSLKRSPEDVHQEGKMLVSRGYGTNHLPLRLGCPAEMHIITLRVPAEKALTEKQP; from the coding sequence ATGGGAGTTTTGTTACTCTTTCATATGTGGCGTGAAGCCCATGTTCATCAAATGATTGAAGAAGAGGTTGAAGTTCCTCATCTGCCACCTTCCTTTGACGGGGTCATGATTTTGTATGTTTCCGACACTCATAAGCGCAAGCTGAAGCAGAAGGATATGGAACACTTTAAAAACAAGGTGGACTGGGTTCTGATCGGTGGGGACGTTGCAGAAAAAGGAATCTCCTGGTCTCTGGTTAGACATAATATGAAACTCTTATCGAACATTGCTCCTTCTTTTACTGTGTATGGTAACCATGATAAGAGAGCTGGTACCGCTCAACTTGCTCGAATCCTTCGGGAATCGGGCGTTCAGCTCCTGCAGGATAACGTCGTATATCTGCGTAAAGGCAACGACAGAGTGAGCCTGATCGGTATAGACTATCGTTCCAAACAGGGAGATGTATTACTAGAGCAAGTCGGCGACCGTTTTTGCAAATTAGCCATCGTTCATGATCCTTTACAGGCCCTTCGCTTGGAGCAAAATGCAGATCTTATCTTGAGCGGCCATACACATGGTGGACAATTGGTATTACCTTTTTTCGGACCTGTCTTCCTGAGCAAAGCGTATCGTCCCATATCGAATGGGTGGTACTCCCTGAAGCGCAGTCCGGAGGACGTTCATCAAGAAGGCAAAATGCTGGTTAGCAGAGGATATGGTACCAATCATCTTCCTCTCCGACTAGGTTGTCCTGCGGAGATGCATATCATCACGTTAAGAGTGCCCGCGGAAAAAGCACTCACAGAAAAACAGCCTTGA
- a CDS encoding type II CAAX endopeptidase family protein, protein MKKFKFPKFKIQKAEPQQLTERLLLINLYFTQGLTLIIGVVWILLQKRNLLDVLAWPDNYQFIWWGLGLAGVMLVMDLVLSYVIPQESMDDGGINEMLFRGRPIWHIVCIAAIVAVCEELLFRGAIQHAIGPYWTSILFAVIHIRYLRHWIPTGWVFVSSYGLGWIYMQSGTLWAPILCHFIIDLVSGLAIRFRRGS, encoded by the coding sequence ATGAAAAAATTCAAGTTTCCCAAGTTCAAGATTCAGAAGGCTGAGCCACAGCAGCTTACCGAGCGTTTGCTTTTAATCAATCTATACTTTACACAAGGTCTGACACTGATAATCGGGGTTGTATGGATTTTATTGCAGAAACGAAACTTGTTAGATGTACTCGCATGGCCCGACAATTACCAATTTATATGGTGGGGTCTTGGTCTTGCTGGCGTAATGCTTGTTATGGACTTGGTACTGTCGTATGTTATACCTCAGGAAAGCATGGATGACGGTGGAATTAACGAGATGTTGTTCCGTGGGCGTCCAATCTGGCACATTGTATGTATAGCAGCCATTGTAGCTGTATGTGAGGAATTATTATTCCGTGGAGCCATTCAACATGCCATCGGTCCTTACTGGACAAGTATTTTATTTGCAGTTATCCACATTCGTTATTTGCGGCACTGGATTCCAACAGGATGGGTGTTTGTCTCAAGTTATGGATTGGGTTGGATTTACATGCAATCCGGCACATTATGGGCGCCTATATTATGTCACTTTATTATTGATTTGGTGTCCGGATTAGCGATACGTTTTCGGAGGGGATCATGA
- the serA gene encoding phosphoglycerate dehydrogenase, which produces MYKVLVSDPISDLGIQQLVDANDVVVEKKTGLSEDELVAIIGDYDALLVRSQTRVTDRIMTAGTNLKVIGRAGVGVDNIDLEAATQRGIIVINAPDGNTITTCEHTFAMMMALARHIPQAYAKTIQGTWDRKTFLGVELRNKTLGVLGMGRIGSEVAKRAKAFGMDILAYDPFLTEERAEKLQVKLASVDDIIRNADFMTVHTPLTPETRHMISRPQFEVMKKGMRIINCARGGVVDEMALVEAIDEGIVAGAAFDVFESEPPAQDHPFLNHPSIIVTPHLGASTVEAQENVAIDVSEQVLHILRNEPFKNAVNMPAVAPTVMNKLQPYFKLGETLGSFAAQITQNAVQEIRIDYAGDLSEVDTSPLTRYIVKGILARHLGGEANIVNSMHLAKIRDLNVVVSQTSATKGFTNLITVTLVTTQDAEERRVAGTLLAGYGERIVRLDKFPVDIAPESHQILISHNDKPGIIGRVGTLLGQNEVNIASMQVGRKIIGGAAIMILTVDKAVPKDVLVQLAALPEINTAVEIVLE; this is translated from the coding sequence ATGTACAAAGTGTTAGTGTCGGACCCAATCAGTGATCTGGGGATCCAGCAACTGGTGGATGCAAATGATGTTGTTGTTGAGAAGAAAACCGGTCTTAGTGAAGATGAACTTGTTGCCATTATTGGTGATTATGATGCCCTTTTGGTTCGCAGCCAGACTCGTGTTACAGATCGTATTATGACGGCTGGTACCAACCTTAAGGTGATCGGACGTGCAGGTGTTGGTGTAGATAACATTGATCTGGAAGCTGCTACACAGCGTGGTATCATCGTTATTAACGCACCTGACGGCAATACCATCACAACCTGTGAGCACACGTTTGCCATGATGATGGCACTGGCGCGTCACATTCCTCAGGCATACGCCAAAACCATTCAAGGTACGTGGGATCGTAAAACCTTCCTGGGTGTGGAATTAAGAAATAAAACGCTGGGTGTACTGGGCATGGGACGGATCGGTAGTGAAGTTGCCAAGCGCGCCAAAGCATTCGGAATGGATATTCTTGCTTACGACCCGTTCCTCACGGAGGAGCGTGCCGAGAAGCTGCAAGTGAAGCTGGCTAGTGTGGATGATATCATTCGCAATGCGGACTTCATGACCGTTCACACGCCATTAACACCGGAAACACGGCACATGATTTCCCGTCCACAATTCGAAGTTATGAAAAAAGGCATGCGGATCATCAACTGTGCCCGTGGTGGTGTAGTTGACGAGATGGCACTTGTGGAAGCCATTGACGAAGGCATTGTTGCCGGAGCAGCATTTGATGTATTTGAAAGTGAACCACCTGCTCAGGACCACCCATTCCTGAATCACCCTAGCATTATCGTTACACCTCACCTTGGTGCATCCACTGTCGAGGCACAAGAAAACGTAGCGATCGACGTATCCGAACAAGTTCTTCACATTCTGCGCAATGAACCATTCAAGAACGCAGTTAACATGCCTGCTGTTGCACCAACTGTAATGAACAAATTGCAGCCTTATTTCAAACTGGGTGAAACACTGGGTAGTTTTGCAGCACAGATTACACAAAATGCAGTGCAGGAGATTCGGATCGACTATGCTGGTGACCTTTCTGAAGTAGATACTTCTCCTCTCACACGTTACATTGTGAAGGGTATTCTCGCCAGACATTTGGGTGGGGAAGCCAACATCGTCAACTCCATGCATCTGGCCAAAATCCGTGATCTGAATGTGGTTGTAAGCCAAACCTCTGCAACCAAAGGATTCACTAACCTGATTACCGTAACATTAGTTACAACTCAGGATGCTGAGGAACGCCGTGTAGCGGGTACATTGCTTGCAGGTTATGGAGAGCGTATCGTTCGTCTGGACAAATTCCCGGTAGATATCGCTCCGGAAAGTCATCAAATCTTGATTTCCCATAACGATAAACCAGGTATTATCGGACGTGTAGGAACTCTGCTTGGACAAAATGAGGTCAACATCGCATCCATGCAAGTGGGTCGGAAAATCATTGGTGGTGCTGCCATCATGATCCTGACCGTGGATAAAGCCGTTCCCAAAGATGTTCTTGTTCAGCTCGCTGCCCTTCCAGAAATTAATACAGCCGTTGAAATCGTGTTGGAATAG